The proteins below are encoded in one region of Helianthus annuus cultivar XRQ/B chromosome 2, HanXRQr2.0-SUNRISE, whole genome shotgun sequence:
- the LOC110892844 gene encoding uncharacterized protein LOC110892844: protein MTGSNTTSPVTAESKIHSATTVSNIKTLILITLEIESRQYNSWATLFKLHCKSFLVFDHIKNKPENTSSSSDTTKPSDDWERLDAIVLQLIYSTISNDLLHTIINKTATAYDAWVAIENLFHDNKSGRAIHHMHKFSNTRLDGFPNVSAYCQELKSLADQLANINAPVDDDRLVLQLIAGFNEEYDGIETILQQQEPLPLFYAACFKIIQVESRKAEQALHASKTAGSALTATTQRSVPSEPNRHDDRTGGRGRGRSGRRGRGRGPYGRGRPMQNWSNQFYNPWMPNSIYGSYPIPYGPPQQPYWAAPPCPYPSTNRTNTNTQGSGLLGPRPTQAHIAYSPTDIEQAMYTMSLQQPDPIQYMDTEATSNASHELGDYHSFSNSCMSQNIIVGNGDTIPDYKTKKLLLRCNSSGDLYPLVLGSTTSQPTALATISAQL, encoded by the exons ATGACTGGTTCGAACACCACCTCCCCTGTCACCGCCGAATCAAAAATTCACTCTGCCACAACCGTCTCCAATATCAAAACTTTGATCCTTATCACTCTTGAAATCGAATCCAGGCAATACAATTCTTGGGCCACCCTTTTTAAACTTCACTGCAAATCTTTTCTTGTGTTCGATCACATCAAAAACAAACCTGAAAATACCTCCTCCTCCAGCGACACCACCAAGCCGTCGGATGATTGGGAGCGTCTGGATGCCATTGTTTTACAATTGATATACAGTACGATCTCAAACGACCTTTTACACACCATCATTAACAAGACTGCCACTGCGTACGATGCTTGGGTTGCCATCGAAAATCTTTTTCATGACAACAAAAGTGGTCGTGCGATTCATCATATGCATAAATTCTCCAATACCCGACTTGACGGTTTCCCGAATGTATCCGCGTACTGCCAAGAACTCAAAAGCTTGGCCGACCAACTTGCTAATATCAATGCTCCTGTGGATGATGATCGACTTGTGCTTCAGTTGATTGCCGGTTTTAACGAAGAATACGACGGAATTGAAACTATTCTGCAACAACAGGAACCCTTGCCGTTATTCTACGCCGCCTGCTTCAAGATTATTCAGGTTGAAAGTCGCAAAGCCGAACAGGCCCTACATGCCTCCAAAACTGCCGGTTCGGCTCTCACAGCCACTACACAACGCTCGGTTCCCTCCGAACCGAATAGACACGATGACCGAACCGGCGGTAGGGGCCGTGGTCGGTCAGGCAGACGAGGTCGGGGACGTGGGCCCTATGGCCGAGGGCGTCCAATGCAAAACTGGTCCAATCAATTTTACAACCCGTGGATGCCCAACTCAATCTATGGCTCATATCCGATACCCTACGGCCCTCCTCAACAACCTTACTGGGCCGCTCCACCGTGTCCCTACCCGTCTACCAACAGGACCAACACCAACACTCAAGGTTCAGGACTTCTGGGCCCACGCCCCACTCAAGCCCACATCGCCTACAGCCCGACAGACATCGAACAAGCCATGTATACCATGTCCCTGCAGCAGCCTGACCCTATTCAGTATATGGATACGGAAGCAACATCCAACGCATCTCATGAATTAGGTGACTACCATTCTTTTTCTAATTCGTGCATGTCTCAAAATATAATTGTAGGAAATGGCGACACCATTCCG gatTACAAGACCAAGAAGCTGCTCCTCAGATGCAATAGCAGCGGTGATCTTTATCCTCTGGTGCTCGGGTCAACTACATCTCAACCTACCGCTCTTGCTACTATTTCTGCTCAACTCTAG